The following coding sequences are from one Rutidosis leptorrhynchoides isolate AG116_Rl617_1_P2 chromosome 11, CSIRO_AGI_Rlap_v1, whole genome shotgun sequence window:
- the LOC139875159 gene encoding uncharacterized protein, with protein sequence MPSLEFCYWLVLSSEKIPMWLPHPASSLMSLSLQNFKYGDLFQLQGVICRLRNSPNLGQLNVNNQDLPKMHLDVKPSLTYLEAFDCLDRTMNQLRTINIFCVERSRALLLFIKLLLVHSPTSEKISIQHRATVDAHEKYNFAKDVTRFPRASTKAELLFLDP encoded by the exons ATGCCGTCATTGGAATTTTGTTATTGGCTGGTATTATCTTCAG AAAAAATTCCCATGTGGCTTCCACACCCTGCTAGTAGTTTAATGTCTCTAAGCTTACAAAATTTCAAATATGGTGATCTGTTTCAACTTCAAGGTGTTATATGTAGGCTTCGGAACTCACCTAACTTAGGACAACTCAATGTGAATAATCAG GATCTTCCAAAGATGCATTTGGATGTGAAACCATCATTAACTTATTTGGAAGCTTTTGACTGTTTGGACCGGACAATGAACCAATTGAGAACTATAAACATCTTCTGTGTAGAAAGATCAAGAGCCTTGTTGCTCTTTATAAAGCTTTTACTTGTTCATTCTCCCACTTCTGAAAAGATATCAATCCAACACCGTGCAACTGTTGATGCTCATGAAAAGTACAACTTCGCTAAGGATGTTACGCGGTTTCCACGAGCTTCCACAAAAGCAGAGCTTCTTTTCTTGGATCCGTAA